From the Planktothrix tepida PCC 9214 genome, one window contains:
- a CDS encoding eIF2A-related protein: MNNHPQPRYDYQVGGSLPVDSPTYIKRAADDEFYDALKQGEFCYVLNCRQMGKSSLRVQTMRRLEQEGYTCVAIDITAIGTLEITPEQWYLGMIEEMSNSLELYTQFDGEEWWQQHQQLSVTQRFGKFLKDILLELILTPIVIFVDEIDSVLSLPFPIDDFFALIRECYNHRAEQPSYQRLTFALLGVTTPPDLIQDKRRTPFNIGRAIELTGFQLTESYPLADGFINQTDNPQGLLKSVLYWTGGQPFLTQKLCKLIRESGQNIPSNQEAEWVENLVQDRIINNWEGQDTPEHLRTIRDRILYAEHQRTGRLLGSYQQILQQQGILAEDNPDQVMLRLSGLVVKNQGKLKVYNQIYATVFNLNWVEKTLADLRPYAESFSAWEKSQRQDESRLLQGEALKEAKQWAKGKSLSSEDYQYLDASEVLDKRAIQAELEAEHKAYQILAKAKQKATLISMISGVAFGVAVLSLVAVIIAVKEAKLKLALAEVSLKGYSAKEFFSEGEEFLALKEVLTAAKQLKTLDPSRSETQNTRLPTITTLQKILYDIRERNTLKSHQDSVESVSWSPDGNILASGSQDNTIKLWNKHGKLLQTLNAHQGIVWSLSWSPDDETLASGSQDNTIKLWSKQGQLLQTFKGHEDEVQSVSWNPDGKVLASGSNDKTIKLWSKQGQLLQTLKNHKGSVWSLSWSPDGKVLASGSNDKTIKLWSREGKLLQTLKGHEKGVRSLNWSPDGKILASSSNDFTIKLWSREGKLLQTLKGHENRVGGLSWSPNNQTLASVSNDKTIKLWSREGQLLQTLKGHKNRVNSLSWSPNGETLASGSQDKTIKLWSLEGQLLQTLKSDENPVNSVRWSPDGETLASSSDEVIKLWSREGQLLSTLTAHKEVIWGLSWSPDSKILASGSQDKTIKLWNQEGQLLHTLTGDQDEVWSLSWSPDGETLASGGSHGVIKLWSREGELLHTLTAHKEGVCSLSWSSDGQILASGSNDKTIKLWSREGQLLHILNGHQSWVNTISWNPDNESIASGSQDNTIKLWNKQGQLLQTFKGHENPVNSISWSPNGKILASGSDDNTINLWSREGKVLQILKSHENQVNSVSWSPDGKILASGSSDKTIKLWTINFDLDQLMVWGCEWMKDYLENSSSVSEEDRHLCDKVLGKQNSKP; this comes from the coding sequence ATGAATAATCATCCTCAACCTCGCTATGATTATCAAGTTGGTGGGAGTCTTCCCGTTGATTCTCCCACCTATATTAAAAGAGCCGCCGATGATGAATTTTACGACGCATTAAAACAGGGAGAATTTTGTTATGTTCTCAACTGTCGTCAGATGGGAAAATCCAGTTTAAGAGTTCAAACCATGCGACGGTTAGAACAGGAAGGATATACTTGTGTTGCGATTGATATTACAGCGATTGGGACTTTAGAAATTACTCCCGAACAGTGGTATTTAGGAATGATTGAAGAAATGAGTAACAGCCTAGAACTGTATACTCAATTTGATGGGGAGGAATGGTGGCAACAACATCAACAGTTATCAGTTACTCAACGATTTGGGAAATTTTTAAAAGATATTCTTTTAGAATTAATCTTGACACCGATTGTGATTTTCGTTGATGAAATTGATAGTGTATTAAGTTTACCCTTTCCAATCGATGACTTTTTTGCTTTAATTCGAGAGTGTTATAATCATCGTGCTGAACAACCCAGTTATCAACGATTAACCTTTGCATTATTAGGGGTGACAACGCCACCGGATTTAATTCAAGATAAACGAAGAACGCCCTTTAATATTGGTAGAGCTATTGAATTAACCGGATTTCAGTTAACAGAATCATATCCCCTAGCCGATGGATTTATCAACCAAACCGATAACCCTCAAGGCTTATTAAAATCCGTTTTATATTGGACGGGAGGACAACCGTTTTTAACACAAAAACTCTGTAAATTAATTCGAGAAAGTGGGCAAAATATTCCCTCAAATCAAGAGGCGGAATGGGTAGAAAATTTAGTTCAAGACCGGATTATTAATAACTGGGAAGGACAGGACACCCCGGAACATTTAAGAACCATTCGTGATCGCATTCTCTATGCTGAACATCAACGCACCGGACGACTTCTCGGAAGTTATCAACAAATCTTACAACAACAAGGAATTCTTGCGGAAGATAACCCAGATCAAGTGATGTTGCGGCTATCGGGATTAGTGGTCAAAAATCAGGGAAAACTGAAGGTTTATAATCAAATTTATGCAACGGTTTTTAATTTGAATTGGGTAGAAAAAACCTTAGCAGATTTACGACCCTATGCAGAATCGTTTAGCGCTTGGGAAAAGTCACAACGTCAGGATGAGTCACGGTTGTTGCAGGGGGAAGCCTTAAAAGAAGCGAAACAATGGGCAAAGGGAAAAAGTTTGAGTAGTGAAGATTATCAATATTTAGATGCTAGTGAAGTCTTAGATAAACGGGCGATTCAAGCAGAATTGGAGGCAGAACACAAAGCCTATCAAATTTTAGCTAAAGCCAAACAAAAGGCAACCTTAATTAGTATGATTTCTGGTGTGGCGTTTGGCGTTGCTGTACTTTCTTTAGTTGCAGTTATCATAGCAGTCAAAGAAGCAAAGTTAAAGTTAGCACTGGCAGAAGTCAGCTTAAAAGGGTATTCTGCAAAAGAATTTTTCAGTGAAGGTGAAGAATTCTTAGCCCTAAAAGAAGTTTTAACCGCAGCAAAACAACTCAAAACCTTAGATCCTTCCCGTTCAGAAACACAGAATACTCGTCTGCCAACAATTACTACGCTTCAGAAAATTTTGTATGACATTAGAGAGCGTAATACCCTGAAAAGTCATCAGGATTCAGTCGAGAGTGTGAGTTGGAGTCCCGACGGTAACATTCTGGCTTCTGGTAGTCAGGACAACACTATCAAGCTATGGAACAAACATGGCAAGCTGTTACAAACTCTCAATGCTCATCAGGGTATAGTTTGGAGTCTGAGTTGGAGTCCTGATGATGAAACCCTTGCTTCTGGGAGTCAGGACAACACTATCAAGCTGTGGAGTAAACAGGGTCAACTCTTGCAGACCTTCAAGGGTCATGAGGATGAGGTACAGAGTGTGAGTTGGAATCCCGATGGTAAAGTTCTCGCTTCTGGCAGTAACGACAAAACCATCAAGCTATGGAGTAAACAGGGTCAACTCTTGCAGACCCTTAAGAATCATAAGGGTTCCGTTTGGAGTTTGAGTTGGAGTCCTGATGGTAAAGTTCTCGCTTCTGGCAGTAACGACAAAACCATTAAGCTGTGGAGTCGTGAGGGTAAATTGTTGCAGACGCTCAAGGGTCATGAGAAGGGTGTCAGAAGTCTTAATTGGAGTCCCGATGGTAAAATTCTGGCTTCTAGCAGTAATGACTTCACCATCAAGCTATGGAGTCGCGAGGGTAAATTGTTGCAGACGCTCAAGGGTCATGAGAATCGGGTCGGGGGTCTGAGTTGGAGTCCTAACAACCAAACCTTGGCTTCTGTCAGTAATGATAAAACTATCAAGTTGTGGAGCCGAGAAGGTCAACTGTTGCAGACGCTCAAGGGTCATAAGAATCGGGTCAATAGTCTAAGTTGGAGTCCTAATGGTGAAACTCTGGCTTCCGGCAGTCAGGACAAGACCATCAAACTCTGGAGCTTAGAGGGTCAACTTTTGCAGACCCTCAAGAGCGATGAGAATCCGGTCAATAGCGTCCGTTGGAGTCCCGATGGTGAAACCCTAGCTTCTAGTAGTGATGAAGTCATCAAGCTTTGGAGTCGAGAGGGTCAACTTTTGTCCACCCTAACGGCTCATAAGGAAGTGATTTGGGGTCTGAGTTGGAGTCCCGATAGTAAAATTCTCGCTTCTGGCAGTCAGGACAAGACCATTAAGCTGTGGAATCAGGAGGGTCAACTTTTGCACACCCTCACAGGTGATCAAGATGAGGTTTGGAGTCTGAGTTGGAGTCCCGATGGTGAAACCCTAGCTTCTGGCGGTAGTCATGGGGTCATCAAGCTTTGGAGTCGAGAGGGTGAACTTTTACACACCCTCACGGCTCATAAGGAAGGGGTTTGTAGTCTAAGTTGGAGTTCTGATGGTCAAATTCTTGCTTCTGGCAGCAATGACAAAACCATCAAGCTTTGGAGTCGAGAGGGCCAGCTTTTGCACATCCTCAACGGTCATCAGAGTTGGGTTAATACTATAAGTTGGAATCCCGACAATGAATCCATAGCTTCTGGCAGTCAGGACAACACTATCAAACTATGGAACAAACAGGGTCAACTTTTGCAGACCTTCAAGGGCCATGAAAATCCGGTCAATAGTATAAGTTGGAGTCCTAATGGTAAAATTCTCGCTTCTGGTAGTGACGATAATACCATCAATCTCTGGAGTCGAGAAGGTAAGGTGTTGCAAATTCTCAAAAGCCACGAGAATCAGGTTAATAGTGTCAGTTGGAGTCCCGATGGTAAAATTCTCGCTTCTGGGAGTTCAGACAAAACAATCAAGCTATGGACGATTAACTTTGATTTAGATCAATTAATGGTCTGGGGTTGTGAATGGATGAAGGATTATCTGGAGAATAGTTCGAGTGTGAGTGAGGAGGATAGGCATTTGTGTGATAAGGTGTTGGGGAAACAAAATTCTAAGCCTTGA
- a CDS encoding DUF1499 domain-containing protein yields the protein MKKSIRSVWKIQYFSVLVTVMVVIITQLTLVYPASALRVSASPVIASLFSFSGTRPSNLGIKEGKFAPCPNTPNCVSSQGIDDLHQIEPFSYSDAPETAFKQIQTILENTENAAIITAEPNYIYAEFTSPLMGFVDDVEFYLDEQENLIQVRSASRLGESDLGVNRKRIEAIRAEFYL from the coding sequence ATGAAAAAATCAATCAGGTCTGTTTGGAAAATTCAATATTTCTCTGTCTTAGTGACAGTAATGGTCGTCATTATCACTCAGTTGACCTTAGTTTATCCGGCTTCAGCCTTAAGAGTTTCTGCTTCTCCAGTGATAGCCAGTTTATTTTCTTTTTCAGGAACTCGACCCTCAAATCTCGGTATTAAAGAGGGTAAATTCGCACCCTGTCCTAATACTCCGAATTGTGTTTCTAGCCAAGGTATAGATGATCTTCATCAAATTGAACCTTTCAGCTACTCAGATGCTCCTGAAACAGCATTTAAACAGATTCAAACGATTCTTGAAAATACAGAAAATGCTGCTATTATTACGGCTGAACCGAATTATATTTACGCCGAATTTACCTCGCCTCTGATGGGATTTGTCGATGATGTAGAATTTTATTTAGATGAACAAGAGAATTTAATTCAAGTCCGTTCGGCTTCCCGTTTAGGAGAATCGGATTTAGGGGTAAATCGGAAACGTATTGAAGCGATTCGAGCAGAATTTTATCTTTAA
- the nblB gene encoding phycobilisome degradation protein NblB codes for MTITPESVQNLLISSDLGDRLRGVNQLRELEPAIAFELIQIPIKDSNSRVRYAAVSQMATLGEQNLEIAYEILSHHLLNDPEVDVQAAAADGLGALKLKNAFDDLQTVYNTTSEWLLKLSIVAAVGGIEEPRAFELLEQALQDENTLIQTVAISALGELGDHRAIPLLVPFVTNSDWQVRYRVAQALVRLGGSEAETLLRQLAEDEVEIVAQEAKSPVGG; via the coding sequence ATGACAATTACCCCAGAATCTGTTCAAAATTTGTTAATTTCTAGTGATTTAGGCGATCGCTTACGCGGTGTAAATCAACTCAGAGAATTGGAACCTGCAATTGCATTTGAGTTAATTCAAATCCCCATTAAAGATAGTAATAGTCGAGTTCGATATGCGGCTGTTAGCCAAATGGCAACTTTGGGGGAACAGAATTTAGAAATCGCTTATGAAATATTGAGCCATCACTTATTAAATGATCCTGAAGTCGATGTACAAGCTGCTGCCGCCGATGGATTAGGTGCGTTAAAACTTAAAAATGCGTTTGATGATCTGCAAACTGTTTACAATACAACCTCTGAATGGTTACTGAAACTGAGTATTGTTGCGGCAGTGGGAGGAATAGAAGAACCTCGTGCTTTTGAACTATTAGAACAAGCGCTTCAAGATGAAAATACTCTGATTCAAACCGTTGCCATTAGTGCATTAGGAGAATTAGGAGATCACAGAGCAATTCCTTTATTAGTTCCTTTTGTAACCAATTCCGACTGGCAAGTCCGTTATCGTGTTGCCCAAGCTTTAGTTCGTTTAGGAGGCAGTGAAGCTGAAACTTTGTTAAGACAATTAGCGGAGGATGAAGTGGAAATTGTTGCTCAAGAAGCGAAATCCCCAGTCGGTGGTTAA
- a CDS encoding cation:proton antiporter, with amino-acid sequence METSSFHITLLMVITVIAGITAQVLADYLKVPAIVFLLFFGILVGNDGLGVVQPNLLGSGLEVIVSLSVALILFEGGLSLDLRALGQVSGSIRNLVTFGTLITLMGAGMAAHWLGEFPWQIAFLYASLVVVTGPTVIGPLLKQVSVDRQVSALLEGEGVLIDPVGAILAVLVLNVVLNGNTDPLAIMGQLLLRLSIGAGIGVIGGGILGWFLKAAQFMSEELKNLVVLAALWGLFDIAELLMSESGLMTTVVTGMMVRYVGIPDMRQLLRFKGQLTMLAVSVLFILLAADLSLDSIVALGWGSIFTVLALMWVVRPINIWLCTLNSNLNWRQKLFASWVSPRGIVSASVASLFAILLTQRGINGGDSIKALVFLTIIMTVVIQGLTARWMAKTLGITSSSVTGAVIVGSNPLSRLIGKLFQERDELVVMIDTDPEACEQARQQGLTVYQSSALDPNVLEEAGLESIGTFLAMTSNGEVNVVLAERADTEFKPPRVLALFPREPQTKATVNREKIQQAFIPDLPLKQWNTYLEDREVKLGETVLRQPGLEFQRAHLQALIRSGELIPLLIERDGNLQVLPASESWQVGDQIIYLLHDPKPKLLKRLSGSQQSNLTLEKHPVVEEVPLEASLSR; translated from the coding sequence ATGGAAACATCATCTTTTCACATTACCCTGTTGATGGTAATTACCGTCATTGCAGGGATTACGGCTCAAGTCTTGGCAGACTACCTGAAAGTTCCTGCCATCGTTTTTCTATTATTCTTTGGGATTCTCGTCGGAAATGATGGCTTGGGTGTCGTGCAGCCAAATCTTTTGGGAAGTGGGTTAGAAGTAATTGTCTCCCTCTCCGTCGCTTTAATATTATTTGAAGGGGGATTAAGTTTAGACCTGCGGGCTTTAGGTCAAGTTTCGGGCAGTATTCGCAATTTAGTGACGTTTGGAACCTTAATCACCCTAATGGGGGCAGGGATGGCGGCTCATTGGTTAGGGGAGTTTCCCTGGCAAATTGCCTTTCTCTACGCTTCCTTAGTCGTTGTTACAGGCCCAACGGTAATCGGGCCCTTGTTAAAACAAGTTTCCGTAGACCGTCAGGTGTCCGCTTTATTAGAGGGGGAAGGGGTTCTGATTGACCCTGTTGGGGCAATTTTAGCGGTTTTAGTGCTGAACGTTGTGTTAAATGGCAATACTGACCCGTTAGCAATTATGGGGCAATTGCTATTACGTTTGAGTATTGGGGCAGGAATTGGAGTAATTGGGGGCGGAATCTTGGGATGGTTCTTGAAAGCAGCCCAATTTATGTCAGAAGAATTAAAAAATTTAGTCGTATTAGCTGCCCTTTGGGGATTGTTTGATATTGCAGAATTGCTGATGAGTGAATCGGGGTTAATGACAACGGTTGTTACGGGAATGATGGTACGTTATGTTGGGATTCCCGATATGCGTCAGTTACTCCGATTTAAAGGTCAATTAACAATGTTAGCGGTGTCGGTTTTATTTATTTTATTAGCGGCGGATTTATCTTTAGATAGTATTGTGGCGTTGGGATGGGGAAGTATTTTTACAGTTTTAGCTTTAATGTGGGTGGTGCGTCCGATTAATATTTGGCTTTGTACTTTAAATAGTAATCTAAATTGGCGACAAAAATTATTTGCGTCTTGGGTTTCCCCGAGGGGAATTGTTTCTGCTTCCGTTGCGTCTTTATTTGCAATTCTACTAACCCAACGCGGAATTAACGGGGGAGATTCGATTAAAGCGTTAGTGTTTTTAACCATTATTATGACGGTGGTGATTCAAGGATTAACGGCTCGATGGATGGCAAAAACCCTAGGAATTACGTCGAGTTCGGTAACGGGGGCGGTGATTGTGGGTTCAAATCCTTTGAGTCGATTAATCGGCAAATTATTCCAAGAACGGGATGAATTAGTTGTGATGATTGATACTGATCCTGAAGCCTGTGAACAAGCAAGACAGCAAGGATTAACTGTTTATCAAAGTAGTGCTTTAGATCCAAATGTATTAGAAGAAGCGGGATTAGAATCAATCGGAACCTTCTTAGCAATGACCAGTAATGGAGAAGTTAATGTTGTTTTAGCAGAACGGGCTGATACGGAATTTAAACCGCCCCGTGTGTTGGCATTATTTCCCCGTGAACCGCAAACCAAAGCAACAGTAAATCGAGAAAAAATTCAACAAGCTTTTATCCCTGATTTACCCTTAAAACAATGGAATACCTATCTCGAAGACCGAGAAGTGAAATTAGGAGAAACGGTCTTACGCCAACCGGGTTTAGAATTTCAACGAGCGCACCTGCAAGCATTAATTCGCTCTGGAGAATTAATCCCTTTATTAATCGAACGAGATGGGAATTTGCAAGTGTTACCTGCCTCGGAATCTTGGCAAGTCGGAGATCAAATTATTTATCTGCTTCATGACCCGAAACCCAAGTTACTCAAGCGTTTATCGGGTTCTCAACAGTCTAATTTAACCTTAGAAAAACATCCCGTTGTTGAAGAAGTGCCCCTAGAAGCGTCTTTAAGCCGTTAA
- a CDS encoding CBS domain-containing protein: MPKTVAEVMTPNPILAQPEMPLREALQLMVDRHIGCLPVVNSSGHLVGIISGTDLMWQESGVTPPAYITFLDSVIYLENFSRYEQELHKALGQTVGEVMTPEPLVTITPNKSLSDAARLFNEKRVHRLPVVEQSGKVIGILTCGDILRVMATTQSSKAD, from the coding sequence ATGCCCAAGACTGTTGCTGAGGTGATGACCCCCAATCCGATTCTGGCCCAGCCAGAGATGCCACTCAGAGAGGCACTTCAACTTATGGTGGACAGACATATCGGTTGTTTACCTGTGGTCAATTCATCGGGTCATTTAGTGGGGATTATCTCTGGAACAGACTTGATGTGGCAGGAAAGCGGTGTGACTCCACCCGCCTATATTACGTTTCTTGATAGTGTGATTTACTTGGAAAACTTTTCCCGGTATGAACAGGAATTACATAAAGCTTTAGGCCAAACCGTGGGAGAAGTGATGACTCCTGAACCCCTTGTGACCATTACACCGAATAAATCGTTGTCCGATGCGGCTCGGTTATTCAATGAAAAACGGGTTCACCGTTTACCTGTGGTAGAGCAATCGGGTAAAGTGATTGGAATTCTGACCTGTGGGGATATTTTGCGGGTGATGGCAACAACACAAAGTTCAAAGGCAGATTAG
- a CDS encoding HEPN domain-containing protein — MQSAIDQFRISISRVRDLIALHNSIKVQATNVLDVSDILRSALVLAVSALDYYVHEVVTLGMLEIYRSQRPEPRATANTNQSAFARFQISLGTARQDRILALDIESWLEDEVQQMQGEEFLQQPQTLANLIPLISNSLLNKLNNISFLENEIREKLSYKSFQEPDKIAEAIRLISDKKLWDEVATKMGRETPDIKQELKAIINRRNKIAHEADINPTYNIGERWSIDQNQVNDAINFIDQVVESIDQIL, encoded by the coding sequence ATGCAGTCAGCCATTGATCAATTTCGGATTAGTATAAGTCGTGTAAGAGATTTAATTGCTTTGCATAATTCTATCAAAGTTCAAGCGACTAATGTTTTAGATGTTTCAGATATTTTAAGATCTGCTTTAGTTTTAGCGGTGAGTGCATTAGATTATTATGTTCATGAAGTTGTCACGTTAGGAATGTTAGAAATTTATCGAAGTCAACGTCCTGAACCCAGAGCTACTGCGAATACAAATCAATCCGCCTTCGCCCGTTTTCAAATCTCATTAGGTACAGCACGGCAAGATAGAATTCTAGCTCTTGATATTGAATCCTGGTTAGAAGATGAAGTACAACAAATGCAGGGTGAGGAATTTTTGCAACAACCTCAAACCCTGGCTAATTTAATTCCTTTAATTTCCAATAGTCTTTTAAATAAACTGAATAATATTTCATTTTTAGAAAATGAGATTAGAGAAAAATTAAGTTATAAAAGTTTTCAGGAACCTGATAAAATTGCTGAGGCAATTCGGTTAATTTCTGATAAAAAATTATGGGATGAAGTAGCTACTAAAATGGGAAGAGAAACGCCAGATATTAAACAAGAGTTGAAGGCGATTATTAATCGAAGAAATAAAATTGCTCATGAAGCTGATATCAATCCAACCTACAATATTGGTGAACGTTGGTCTATTGATCAAAACCAAGTCAATGATGCTATTAACTTCATTGACCAAGTGGTTGAGAGTATAGACCAAATTCTATAA